The Pirellulales bacterium sequence GTCCCAATTGTCGCGAACTTTGCCGGCGCCCTGGGGCGGTCGACCGAGCGTATGGCCGCGAATCTCGATCTTCTGCGGTTTGCCCCCCAACTCCGTGGCGGTCGTCTGAAGATCGCGCCGCTGCTCGTCATTGAGGTCGCTCACTCCCGCGTCAAAGAAAATAACTCCGCCGATGGTCGCCTGGTCGCCCGGGCGGATCGTGCTGACCCGCGCGTGTTCGCCGACAAGCCCGCGGTTGCGAGTCTCCTTGGTGGGCGTGGGCCGGATCACCACGTTCTTGGTCGTCAGCGCCGAATCGGTCGGTACATATTGGTTCGCCGGCAGCCCGACGAACCGGCCGAATTGGCGCCGCAACGACATCAGGACGGGCACTTCCTTCTTCGTGTCCTTCGAGCCGGCCATGGAAAACATCACGACGAAGAACGACATCAGGATCGTGATCATGTCGGCATACGACACCATCCATTCGGGCGCGCCTTCGCTTGGATGTTCTTCCGCGGCTGCCGACATGCTACGCCGCCTCCTGAGCGCCGGGCCGCAGCTTCGGCGGCAGGTAGGTGTTCAGCTTCTGTTGCACGGTGCGCGGGTTGTCTCCCGATTGAATTCCCATGATCCCGCGAAGAATGATCTCCTTGGCCATCGTTTCCTCGTGGCTGCGCATTCCCAGCTTCTCGGTGAACGGGATGCAGACCAAATTGGCCATCAGCGCCCCATACAAGGTTCCAATGAGCGCCACCGCCATCGAAGGACCAATCGATTCGGGGTCGTTCAAATTGCCAAGCATCAGCACCAGACCAAGCAGCGTGGCGATCATCCCGAACGCCGGTCCGCAGCGGCCGATCAGCTCGAGAATCTTTTTACCCTCTTTGTGCCGCGATCCCATCGCGGCAATCTCGGTGCGCATGACCTCTTCGATCACTTCCGGCCGCGTGCCGTCCACCGCCATTTGAATGCCCAGGGCAATGAACGGATCGTCGATCTCCGAGGCCTTGCTCTCGAGCGCGAGCAATCCGTCGCGGCGCGCCGTCTCGGCCAGCCCGACCAATTGTTCGATCAGGTGATTCAGATTCTCCGGCTTGTTGAAAAACACCTTCAGAATGACCTTGGGCAGACCGAGCACGTTGCGCAATGGAAACCCGACGAGCCCGACCCCGATCCCACCGCCGATCACCATCATGATCGCTGGCGGGTCGATAAAGGCGCCGTAGTTGACGCTCCCCTTGCCCTCCATCCCCATGATGAGTAGCGAGCCGCCCATCATGGCGAAGGCCATCATCAATCCGGCTACCGTGGAGATGTCCATTTCAGTCGTTTCGAGCGGCGTGTTTCTGAGGGAGTGTTAGCGACAAGTTGGGGGGATTGCGAGTGGCGAGTCGAATTTGAAATCCGAAATCTCTCATCACCAGGCCCTGGTGCTGAGGCCCAAGTCCCGATTCCCGGGCGCCAAACCCCGAGTTGCTTGTGGAATCATGTGTTTCTCGCGCTGGTAATCGATTGCCCGGCGCAGCACCTCATCCATCGACTCCTCGACGACCACCCGGTCGCCGATGGTGAGCGTGATGAAGGTGTCGGGGCGCGCTTCGATGTAACGGATCAGGTCGGCGTTCAAAACGAACTCCTCCCCGCCCAAGCGAGTGAGCTTGATCATGGTCTGCCTCCGCATAGGGAACCGCCGGCCCGAGCCGGCGCATTCGGCCTCATTCACGGCAAGTGTAGGCCACAAACGAGGGCTGAGATGACCGCGAAGCAGCGGCAATATGGCCGAATTCTGATGAGCCGCCGTTAACGCAGTTGGTTGTCGGCAGCGCAAGCTCGTCGGCTGGGGACGATGCGCGATGAGGACGGCGAAGCGGCAGCAAGACCGTCAGAATCCGCTAACTCGGCTCATTTGACAAAGAAAAGCGGACATTCCGTTCGGGGCAGTCGCCATCGCTGACGTTAGAGATTAAATAAAGCGGTCGGGAGCCATAACAATGACTCCCGACCCCTTTATAATCCCTTTATAATCAGAATCGCCGCGAATGCAGGCGGCCGCACTTTCTCTATCCGCGGCCGAGATTCAACAGATCGCCGAACAGCGTGTTGACCGTCGAGACGACGCGGGTGTTCCCTTGATATTGCGTCGAGGCCAGGATCAGGTCGATCAGATTCGTGCCGACGTCAGTGTTCGATTGCTCCAAAGCGCCGGACACGATCGAGCCGATGCCTTGCGTGCCGGGGCTGCCTTGGATGGGCAAGCCCGAGTTGACTCCTGCCGCGAAGTTATTCTGCCCGCGCTGTTCAAGACCGTCGGGATTGGTGAACCGGGCCAACTGGATTTGTCCGAGCGTGCGCGTGACGCCGTTGGTGAACACGCCGCTGATCGTGCCGTCGCCGTTGATATTGAAGCTCGAGAGCGTGCCGGCGCCCGAGCCGTCTTGACCGCTCGTAGTGAGCGTGGCGGTGCTGGCCGACAAGCCGGACAACTGGTTGAAATTCAGGTTGAATTGCAGCGACTGCGACGGCGTCTGCGAGCGGTTGATCGAGACGGTGCTGTTGCTCACCGAGACGACCTTCCCGTTGCCGTCGAATGTGATCAGGCCGGTGCCGACCGCCGTGCCGACGCCGTTGACCGGCTGATTGTCGGGCGAATCCGCAAACCAGCGATAGACGGTGCTGGTGCTGTTCTGGCTTTCCAGGTCGGCGGTGACGCGGACGTTGACGGGGATGCCGAGCGAATCGTAGGCGACGAAATCGCTGACGGCCGTTTGCCCTTTGGCGGCCTGCGTCTCGCTGAACGTGAGATTAGGCGTTGTATTTCCGCCACCGGCCGTCGGTGTCAGGACGAAGGAGGAGAGCGGAATCGTGACCGCGTTGTCGACGCCGTTGTTGCTGACGAACTGAATGCGACCGTTGGCCAGCACCGAGCCCCCTTGAGACGCGCCGGAAATGTCGCCGGGGACCGGATGGGCCGAATCGGCCGACGGCGGCTGGATGCCCGTCGCTTGGGAAACGAAATCGACAAGGTCCTGCACGGTGGTGGTATTCGTGATCGTGAGGTCTTTGGCGGTGAGCGTGCGGCCCCCTTTTTCTCCCGTGAACGCGAGCTTGCCGGTCTGGAAGGGCACGTTGTACGTCGTGCCGTCGAAGCTCTGGACGTCGACCAGCGGCGTGTCGGGAGTGATTCGCGGCCCGTTGAAATCGAGCTGCTCGAAACCGGCCGTCGACGAATTCGAGATCGTCGCATCGGAGACGTGGTCGACGAACGACGTTCCGGCGTTCACGTCCGCCACGCGATAAAACACCGACGGATTCGTGGCCAGATTGCGATAGATGCGGATTTGCCCGCCGGCATATTGGCCGGTCGGGGTGGGCAAGTTCGAGACGACGATGCGGTCGCCGGTGACGTTTTGCGGCCCGGCCAGCGGCGAGGGATGGCTCTCCGGTTCGCCCGGTTTGACGAATGTCACGTAATAGCTGTAGTTCCCCGAGATGGTCGACGTGTCTTGCTGAGCCTGGGTGGCCAGCGTGGTGTCGTCGGTGGTGTCGGTGAAGGTGGTGGTCGTGTTGTCGGACGAATAGTTCTTGTCGAGATAGTAGACGGGATTCGCTCCCGCAGTGGCCAATTCCTGCGTGCGGTAGACGCGGCGACCGACATACTTGCCGCTGCTATCGGTCGGAAGATTGCTAATGGTCATCCCTTCGCTGCTCGCCGCGCTGGCAGGAATGGTTCCTGAAAAGCTGGCGGCGTCGGATTCGTTGCCATTGGCGTCGACGTACACGACCTTATAGTCGTAAGTCCCGCCTGGAATCAGCGGTCCGGGGGCGCCCGAGGCCGCGGCTGTCGTCGAGGTGACGATCGGCGGCACGGCGATGTTGGCGGTCGTGCCGGCCGGCGGCGCGCTGAATCGGCTGTCGCCGAGGACCGCGCTCTGGATGATCTCGGCCGTGTTGGCGACGTCGCCGGTGGGGGGCAGCGTTCCCTCGAACTGCACGTTCTTCGTGGCCTGCGCGACGGCGGTCGTGCCGAGCGGAATCGACACGGGTTGCAGCGTGGTGGCCTTCACCTGATAGTTGCCATCGACGCCGTAGCCGAGCAGCTTGGCGCCGGTCGGCGTAACAAGATCGTTTTGCGAGTTGGTCTGGAACTGGCCGTCGCGAGTGTACAATGTCTCGCCGCTGTTTCCCTGCACGATGAAGAAACCTTGACCTTGGATCGCCAGATCCGAGGGACTCGAGCTGACCTGAATCGTCCCCTGGGTGAAGTCCGGAGTGATCTCGGCGACCGCGGTGCCCAAGCCGATTTGCTGTGGGTTCGTGCCACCGGAATCCCCTTGCGGCCCACTCCCGAGGCTCTGTGTTTGCAAGAACTGAGTGGCGAAAATCGCGGTCGAGGCTTTGAAGCCGACGGTGCTCGAGTTCGACAGGTTGTTGCCTACCACGTCGATCGTGGATTGCGAGGCGCCCATCCCTGTCAAGGCGGTGCTGAGTGCGGATGCTAAACCCATTTGTCTGTTCCTTTGTTTTTAGCCCGACGGCAAGACATCCTGAATGTTGTTCAGACTGACAATTTGCGTTCCCACGTACAGCTTCGGCGTGTTGTTCACGATGCTCACCTTTTGCACGACTCCCGAGGCCTGGTTGCCGCTGTCGTCGAGCCCGTCGATTTTCTTCCCGATCAGGCTCGTGGCGCTCGAGAGCGATTGGCCGAGCGACATCCCGTTTAGCGTGGTCGTCAATTGGTTCGTCGAGGAGATTTGCTGCATGGCGCCGAGTTCCTGCATGATCTGACTGTTGTCCATCGGATTCAGCGGGTCTTGATTCTGCAGCTCGGTGATCATCATCTGCAGGAACTGACTCACATCGACGTTGCCGAGGCTGTTCGCGAGACTATTCGACTGCGAACTCGATGAACTGCCGGCCGCGGCCGATGACGCGCCGGGGACCGATGAAATTGCCATGTTCGGTTTCCTTTCAAACGAAAACGTCCAATCGTCCGTTGATGTTGCGAAGGCCTATTGAAGGGGAGGCCGCGGCGGACGCGGCCCCCGTCGATGCAACGCGCCCGGTTTGTCCCTGCGGTGGTTGATAGCCCGGATTTGTGTTTCCCGAAGGATTCTGCGGAGTGCCGCCGCGGGATTGGCTCATCAATTCGACGTCGAATTGATCGATCTTGATATTGTGATCGGCCAGTCGGTCGCGAAGCTGCGGCAGATGGTCCAAAAGCATCGTGCGGGCGGCATCGGTCTCCGTCTGCACGTGGGCCGTCATCACTCCGTCGCGCACCGTAAGTTCCAGCCGCATCGAGCCGAGGTCGGGCGGACTCAATCGCAGCTTGATCTGACCTCCCTGCTCATCGGCCGCCTGAAACGCGCTCGAAACACGTTGCAGGAACCGCACGCGATCGACTTCGCCAGCCGCCGAGCCGGAGGTGGATGGCACCGTGGACTGAGCGCCGGCAGTTCCCTTGGCTGGCGCCGATGAGCCGGCGGCGGCTTGGCCGACAGGCTGCGATGATGATTTCGCCGCAACGCCGTCGATCGCCGGCGCGGCGCCGTCCTTGCGCAGCGGCCCGGCGAAGGCCGGATCGGTCGCCGGCGAATCCGCGGGCGGGGCATTTGTTGCAAGCGCTGCCGCGGCCGCCTGGGCATCTGCGCTCGCGACGACGAACGTCGGATGCTGCGTCGAACTGACCTCGCGAGCCGGCCGCGCTGAATTCTTAGCGTCGGGCGCTACCGCCGACGAGTCTTGGACGCCGGCGGCTTGATGATCCGCGGGGAGCGAGATGGTGTCGGTACCGATCGGTGCGCTGGCCGTTGATGCCCCGTGCTCGGCGGCACTCGGAGTTGCGCGATCGGCGACGTTTCCTTGCGGCTCGGGGAGTTGCCTTTCGATACCGGGCGTTTGCAACGCGGCGGACTGCGAGGTCGTATCTCCGTTAGCCGGCGCGGGAGGTGTTCCAGCGGCGTTCGCAGCGCTATCGCCAACTGGCTGTTGTGGAGCGCCCGTTCCGGTGGGCGACGGCTGCGTCGCAGTCAATTTCGCCTCCGCCGGTTTGGTCGCGGCAATCTCTGGCTGCTTGTCGGTCGCCGGTGGGGAAGGTGGCGTTGCGGTTGGTATCGTGAGCGTTTGAGACTTCAATTCCGGCAGAGGACTGGTTGGCACGGCGGCGGCATTTGCATTCGCTCCCTTCGCGCCGCCCCGCCCCCCGGCCGTGCGAGACGAATCCTGAACCGCATCCCCTTTGTCTTTCGGGCTGCGCGGCTTGGATGCCGGGAGCGGGTCGTTGCTCGTTGCCGAGGCGCTCGCCGGTGTGTCGTTCGACGGCGATCGAGTCGTTGGCTCGGCCGGCGACTGGGAGGCGGAAGTCGTAGTGGCGTCGCGCGCCGGTTGACGAGGCGAGTCGTTCGAGGCGACGTCTTTCGACGGAGAAAAGGGATTCGGCCCTGCGGAATCCGTTGACGAAGCGGGATCGCCCTCGCCGGCCTGACTCGCCCGTTGCAGATGATCGTCGAAGCCGCTTGCCGTGCTCCCGGCGGACTGCGCCGAAGCCGCTCCCGCCGTGGGAGACAGGCTCGCTAGCGAACTCAAATTGTCCAGGGCGAATTGCGTCATGGCGCGGTTTGCGGAGTTTTCGGATTGAACTGCTTCAATTGCTCGCGGGCCTGGTCGATCGGCAGAACGTCGGGGACCCCCTGGCGAATCAGGCGCAGGATTTCGTCGAGCTTTTTCACGTCTTCATCGGTCTTGAATTCGGCAATGATCTTGGCCTGTTTGGTCGTCGCGACGGCCGAGAGGATCGACACGACTTCGTTCATCTCTCCGGCGTCGATCATTTGCACGATTTGCTCCTTGGCCTGCCTGGGCTTCATGCTTTCCCAGATCAAGCGGATCTTGTCGCGCCCCTCCTGGACGGCTTTTTCCTTGTCGACGTCGAGCACCTTGGCGTTGAAATTGTCTCGCAGCAGCTTGTAGCGGCTTTCCTCGTCGTCCAGTTTTTTTTGCTCGAAGCGAATTCTTTCCAGGCCGCTTTCGATCGATTGCTCGCGTAGTTCGAGGTTTCGCGCCTTGATTCCACGGCGGCGCTCGATGTCGTCGAACGAGGGTTGATCCGCGGCCTCCACTTGTTTCTTGCTTTGCTCGACTGGCGCCGCCACGACTTCGATCCCGCGGGCCACGTCGGCTATTCGCAACAGCTTGTCCTTGTCGAGGTAACCGTGCGTGGTCGCATATCCGAGAATGATCGCCAGCGCGATGACCGTGCCGATGCACACGTACGCGAACAAGGAGCCGAAGGTCCCCAAGAGACGTCCCATCAAAACGCCTCCCCGCGTTCGTGTCGCATGACGGCCATTTCGTCCAACCGCTGCGCTTCTTGTCGCGCCTCCCCTTCTCGATGCCGCTCGCGCTGCGTGTCGCGGAGCTTCTCGAGCACTCGGACCTCGCGATCGGCCGCCACGAGCGCCTCGCGGCGCTTCTGGACCTCGGCGGCCACCGCCTGCCGCTGTTGATCGGCCGAATCGCGATCCACCTTGAGAATCATTTCGTAGCGCGCCGACTCGGCCAATTGATCGACGTTGACCGTCCCGGGGCGCGCAGCATCGAGCGCTCGGCGCTGCAACTCGACCAGCGCGCGCTCAATCTCTGCGATCCGCTGAAAAATCAATTGCTCCGCCTGCTGCGCGTCCGCCAGATGCGCGCGGCGCTCGTCGCGCCACGCCTCGCGAAGCCGCAGCAAGGTGGTCAATCGAAATCGAAAACTCGGCATGTGCAGGAAGGTTCAGGCGCTCATGGGCTCGTTGCAATCGGATTGGTTGGGTTGCTCGGTTGCATCAGAGTTGTCGCGCGTTGTTGTAGTTTGCTCAGGCCGGCGGCCGCGTCGGCGAGCGTCACCGGTTCGTCGATCCGCTGCCGCAAGTATCGTTGGATGTCGTCTTGCATCTCGATCGCGGCATCGACGGCTCGATTGGCGCCGCGGCGATAGGCGCCGATCGAGATCAGGTCTTCGTGATCGTGATGCGCTGAGAGCAATTCGCGGACGGTTTGCGCCGCATCGTGTTGCTTGCGCGGGGTGATTTCGGTCATCAGGCGGCTGATGCTCCCCAGCACATCGATGGCCGGATAATGCCCGCGGGCGGCCAACTTTCGCGAGAGCCAGGTGTGGCCGTCCAGCAGGCCGCGCACGGTGCCGCTGATCGGCTCCTGGGGATCGTCTCCCTCGACGAGCACGGAATAGAATCCGGTGATGCTCCCCTTCGCGGCGCGGCCGGCGCGCTCGACGAGCTTGGGGAGCATCGCGAACACCGATGGCGGATAACCGCGTGTGGTCGGCGGCTCGCCGGCGGCCAGGCCGATCTCGCGCTGGGCCATTGCGAACCGCGTGATCGAGTCCATCAGCAACATCACGTCGCGTCCCTGGTCGCGAAAGTACTCGGCGATCGCGGTGGCCGTTTGCGCGGCCTGAACTCTCATCAGGGCCGGCTCGTCGCTCGTGGCGACCACCACGACGCTCCGCGCCAGCCCCTCCGGACCTAGGTCCCGTTCCAAAAACTCGTTCACTTCCCGGCCACGCTCGCCGACCATCGCGATCACGTTCACATCCGCCGCCGTGTAGCGGGCCATCATCCCCAAGAGCACGCTCTTGCCGACTCCCGAGCCGGCGAAAATGCCCATGCGCTGCCCCTTGCCGCAGGTCAAGAGACCATCGAGGGCCCGAATGCCGGTGCCCAATGGTGAGTCGATCCGTGGACGATCGACGGACGGCGGCGGCTGGCGATCGAGCGGAATGCGACTGGTCAGCGCCGGTTGCGGGCGACCGTCGATGGCGCGGCCCTGGGCGTTCACGACGCGCCCCAAGAGTTCGTCGCCCACGCGGAGCCAGCGCGCGGTTCCCACTAGCCGCACGCGGTTGCCGCGCCGCACGCCCTTCAATCCGCTGAAGGGATAAAGCAGCGTGAGCGAATCGCGGAAGCCGATGACCTCCGCCCGCAGCGGCTCTCGCCCCTGCCGCTCGATTTCGACGAGCGCGCCGACGGGCGCGGGGAAATCGGCCACCGCGGCGGTCATCCCCTGCGTCCGCAGCACGCTGCCAGCCAGCGCCGTCGGCATCACGCGATCGAGTTGTTCGATGAGGTCTTGCACTGTTACTCTTCGTTCCCGTTAGTCAGCTCTTCCTCGATCCGCGCTAGCTGGGCCTCAAACTGCTGATCGATCGTGCCGTGCAGCGTCTCGATCCGGCAACCGCCAGGCGTGACTTCGGGATCGGCCACGACTTCCGCGGGCCCGAGCCGCTCGAGTTCCGTCGTCAGGCGATCGACTTGTCCCTTGAGCGTATCGCGATCGGTTGGATGAAGATGGATGCGGAGTTGCGAACTGCCGGCGGCCATCTCCAATCCCTCGCGAACCAGCGCGAGCGTCACGGCCGGCAGGTCGGGCACATGCCCGCGGACGATCTTGGCGGCGATCGCGGCGGCCAACTTCACCGTGCTTCGCTCCCAATGACCGAGCCAGGCCTGCTTGGCGTCAGCAATGCCGGCGATCGTCTTTTGCAGGGCCGGCAAGACGGTCTGCATTCGCTGACCGATCTTCTCGTCCAGCACTTTTTCCGCCGCTCGCATCGCGGCTTGCCTTCCTTCTTCCTCGGCGCGCTTCCGCACGCCGTCGGCTTGCTTCTGGGCCTCAGCAACCATCTCGGCGGCCTGGGACCGGATCTGATCCAGGTATTTCCCGGCCTGCTGTTTCATGTCTTCCAGGTTGAACGCGGCTTGCCGGATGCTGCGCGCCGAACCGCCGGACTTGATGATGGTGGACATTGGAGGGCGGCGGGGTGCTGGGTGCGGATGAGCGGGGTATCTACGATTTTGGATTTTCGATTTTGGATTTTGGATTTCAAGCGGCTGCCAGGCGGGTTGCTCGATCGGCGTGGATGCGACCTTCCGATTCCAGATCGGCGGCCAAGTCGGCCAGGGCTTGCTGCGCGTCCTCGACGTCGGCCAGCCGGGTCGGCCCTAAATGAACGAGTGCTTTGTTCAGGGCCCGGGATTGTTCGGCCGGCAGGCGTCGTGTGACGCGCTCGACCAGTTCGGCGCTTGCCCCGGCCAAGGCCAGCACGATCAACTCCGGATCGGCGGCGCGCAGGACGGCAATCAGCGATTCGTCGTCGAACCGCATCAAATCCGTGAAGCAGTAATGGTTCGGGCGAAGCTTGCCGGCGAGCGGTCGATCCACGCGAGAGAGGTTCGTCATGATTTGGCGGCGGGCGTCGCGCGGGGCCGCATCGAGGATCGCGGAGACAGCCGCTAAGCCGTTCGCCCTTCGGCGGCGATGGTGCGACTGCTCGAGCAGCCAGGCTTGCAATCCGCGCTCGACTTCCGCCAGAACGTGCGGATCGGTGTCATCCAGATTGGCCAGGCGTCGGACCACCTCCACTTGCACGCTGGACGGCAATTGGGCCAGCAGTTCACTCGCCCGCTCCGGCGGCAAATGCGCGGCTACCAACGCGATTGTCTGCGGGTTCTCGCGGCGGAGAAATGGCAATAGGGTGTCGGATTCCGTCTCATGCAAGAAGCGAAACGGAGGTTTGTCGGCGACCGGTTCTTCGATCGGTTCTTCGATTGCCATGGCGCGCGGGCGCTCGATCGGAATCGCCAACGTGCGGGTCAGTTCGCCATCCAACTCAATCCCCGGCGGATGCTTGTCGGGCACCAAGGGGCCGATGCGGAAGAATTCGTCGATGATCTCGTCTTGTTCGGCCGGATCGACGTCGCCAAGATGCAG is a genomic window containing:
- a CDS encoding flagellar motor protein MotB; the encoded protein is MSAAAEEHPSEGAPEWMVSYADMITILMSFFVVMFSMAGSKDTKKEVPVLMSLRRQFGRFVGLPANQYVPTDSALTTKNVVIRPTPTKETRNRGLVGEHARVSTIRPGDQATIGGVIFFDAGVSDLNDEQRRDLQTTATELGGKPQKIEIRGHTLGRPPQGAGKVRDNWDLAYERCYKTMRYLVSLGIDPRRIRIGVAAQFEPVYAGRDPRLLEKNSRVEVFMLNEFTEDGRGMIDDGAVE
- a CDS encoding motility protein A, which produces MDISTVAGLMMAFAMMGGSLLIMGMEGKGSVNYGAFIDPPAIMMVIGGGIGVGLVGFPLRNVLGLPKVILKVFFNKPENLNHLIEQLVGLAETARRDGLLALESKASEIDDPFIALGIQMAVDGTRPEVIEEVMRTEIAAMGSRHKEGKKILELIGRCGPAFGMIATLLGLVLMLGNLNDPESIGPSMAVALIGTLYGALMANLVCIPFTEKLGMRSHEETMAKEIILRGIMGIQSGDNPRTVQQKLNTYLPPKLRPGAQEAA
- a CDS encoding flagellar FlbD family protein — protein: MIKLTRLGGEEFVLNADLIRYIEARPDTFITLTIGDRVVVEESMDEVLRRAIDYQREKHMIPQATRGLAPGNRDLGLSTRAW
- a CDS encoding flagellar hook-basal body complex protein: MGLASALSTALTGMGASQSTIDVVGNNLSNSSTVGFKASTAIFATQFLQTQSLGSGPQGDSGGTNPQQIGLGTAVAEITPDFTQGTIQVSSSPSDLAIQGQGFFIVQGNSGETLYTRDGQFQTNSQNDLVTPTGAKLLGYGVDGNYQVKATTLQPVSIPLGTTAVAQATKNVQFEGTLPPTGDVANTAEIIQSAVLGDSRFSAPPAGTTANIAVPPIVTSTTAAASGAPGPLIPGGTYDYKVVYVDANGNESDAASFSGTIPASAASSEGMTISNLPTDSSGKYVGRRVYRTQELATAGANPVYYLDKNYSSDNTTTTFTDTTDDTTLATQAQQDTSTISGNYSYYVTFVKPGEPESHPSPLAGPQNVTGDRIVVSNLPTPTGQYAGGQIRIYRNLATNPSVFYRVADVNAGTSFVDHVSDATISNSSTAGFEQLDFNGPRITPDTPLVDVQSFDGTTYNVPFQTGKLAFTGEKGGRTLTAKDLTITNTTTVQDLVDFVSQATGIQPPSADSAHPVPGDISGASQGGSVLANGRIQFVSNNGVDNAVTIPLSSFVLTPTAGGGNTTPNLTFSETQAAKGQTAVSDFVAYDSLGIPVNVRVTADLESQNSTSTVYRWFADSPDNQPVNGVGTAVGTGLITFDGNGKVVSVSNSTVSINRSQTPSQSLQFNLNFNQLSGLSASTATLTTSGQDGSGAGTLSSFNINGDGTISGVFTNGVTRTLGQIQLARFTNPDGLEQRGQNNFAAGVNSGLPIQGSPGTQGIGSIVSGALEQSNTDVGTNLIDLILASTQYQGNTRVVSTVNTLFGDLLNLGRG
- a CDS encoding flagellar hook capping FlgD N-terminal domain-containing protein produces the protein MAISSVPGASSAAAGSSSSSQSNSLANSLGNVDVSQFLQMMITELQNQDPLNPMDNSQIMQELGAMQQISSTNQLTTTLNGMSLGQSLSSATSLIGKKIDGLDDSGNQASGVVQKVSIVNNTPKLYVGTQIVSLNNIQDVLPSG
- a CDS encoding flagellar hook-length control protein FliK codes for the protein MTQFALDNLSSLASLSPTAGAASAQSAGSTASGFDDHLQRASQAGEGDPASSTDSAGPNPFSPSKDVASNDSPRQPARDATTTSASQSPAEPTTRSPSNDTPASASATSNDPLPASKPRSPKDKGDAVQDSSRTAGGRGGAKGANANAAAVPTSPLPELKSQTLTIPTATPPSPPATDKQPEIAATKPAEAKLTATQPSPTGTGAPQQPVGDSAANAAGTPPAPANGDTTSQSAALQTPGIERQLPEPQGNVADRATPSAAEHGASTASAPIGTDTISLPADHQAAGVQDSSAVAPDAKNSARPAREVSSTQHPTFVVASADAQAAAAALATNAPPADSPATDPAFAGPLRKDGAAPAIDGVAAKSSSQPVGQAAAGSSAPAKGTAGAQSTVPSTSGSAAGEVDRVRFLQRVSSAFQAADEQGGQIKLRLSPPDLGSMRLELTVRDGVMTAHVQTETDAARTMLLDHLPQLRDRLADHNIKIDQFDVELMSQSRGGTPQNPSGNTNPGYQPPQGQTGRVASTGAASAAASPSIGLRNINGRLDVFV
- the fliJ gene encoding flagellar export protein FliJ; translated protein: MPSFRFRLTTLLRLREAWRDERRAHLADAQQAEQLIFQRIAEIERALVELQRRALDAARPGTVNVDQLAESARYEMILKVDRDSADQQRQAVAAEVQKRREALVAADREVRVLEKLRDTQRERHREGEARQEAQRLDEMAVMRHERGEAF
- a CDS encoding FliI/YscN family ATPase, whose product is MQDLIEQLDRVMPTALAGSVLRTQGMTAAVADFPAPVGALVEIERQGREPLRAEVIGFRDSLTLLYPFSGLKGVRRGNRVRLVGTARWLRVGDELLGRVVNAQGRAIDGRPQPALTSRIPLDRQPPPSVDRPRIDSPLGTGIRALDGLLTCGKGQRMGIFAGSGVGKSVLLGMMARYTAADVNVIAMVGERGREVNEFLERDLGPEGLARSVVVVATSDEPALMRVQAAQTATAIAEYFRDQGRDVMLLMDSITRFAMAQREIGLAAGEPPTTRGYPPSVFAMLPKLVERAGRAAKGSITGFYSVLVEGDDPQEPISGTVRGLLDGHTWLSRKLAARGHYPAIDVLGSISRLMTEITPRKQHDAAQTVRELLSAHHDHEDLISIGAYRRGANRAVDAAIEMQDDIQRYLRQRIDEPVTLADAAAGLSKLQQRATTLMQPSNPTNPIATSP
- a CDS encoding FliH/SctL family protein — translated: MSTIIKSGGSARSIRQAAFNLEDMKQQAGKYLDQIRSQAAEMVAEAQKQADGVRKRAEEEGRQAAMRAAEKVLDEKIGQRMQTVLPALQKTIAGIADAKQAWLGHWERSTVKLAAAIAAKIVRGHVPDLPAVTLALVREGLEMAAGSSQLRIHLHPTDRDTLKGQVDRLTTELERLGPAEVVADPEVTPGGCRIETLHGTIDQQFEAQLARIEEELTNGNEE
- a CDS encoding FliG C-terminal domain-containing protein, with product MRKAAILVASLDQRTADLLLDQMAAEQADRVRRAILHLGDVDPAEQDEIIDEFFRIGPLVPDKHPPGIELDGELTRTLAIPIERPRAMAIEEPIEEPVADKPPFRFLHETESDTLLPFLRRENPQTIALVAAHLPPERASELLAQLPSSVQVEVVRRLANLDDTDPHVLAEVERGLQAWLLEQSHHRRRRANGLAAVSAILDAAPRDARRQIMTNLSRVDRPLAGKLRPNHYCFTDLMRFDDESLIAVLRAADPELIVLALAGASAELVERVTRRLPAEQSRALNKALVHLGPTRLADVEDAQQALADLAADLESEGRIHADRATRLAAA